The genomic region CGCAATATAGGAAATAATCGCTGGCAGAAAGGCGTGCTTGATAACATCAACGTAAGAAATGCCTACATATTCCACCATCAAAAAGGCAGCTGCCCCCATTACCGGCGGCATAATTTGACCATTCACCGACGAGGCGACTTCAACAGCACCCGCTTTTTCGGCGCTAAAGCCCACACGCTTCATCATCGGAATTGTAAAGGTGCCGGTGGTCACCGTATTGGCAATCGACGACCCCGAAATCAACCCGGTCATGCCCGACGCCACCACCGCCGCTTTAGCAGGGCCACCTTTAAAGTGGCCAAGCATAGAAAAGGCTACTTTGATGAAATAGTTACCGGCACCCGCCTTATCCAATAGGGCACCAAACAGCACAAATAGGAAAACAAAACTGGTAGAAACCCCCAGCGCGATACCAAACACCCCTTGGGTACCCAACCACTGGTGATTAATCAACCCGCCTAGGCTAACGCCGCGGTGGGCCAATATGCCCGGCATGTGGGGGCCAAATAGCGAGTAAATAATAAACAAACCGGCCACAATCATCAGCGGCGGCCCTAGCGCACGCCGAGTGGCTTCCAGCAACATAACAATACCGATCACGCCAATAACGATGTCTTGGGTAATCGGGCTGCCCGGGCGCCGAGCCAGGTCATCGTAAAATAGAAACAGATAAGCGCCGCAAAAAGCGGCTATCGCTGCAAACGCCCAATCCTGAAGAGGAATACGATCGCGCGGAGAGCGTTTTAAGGCGGGGTAAGCCATAAAGGCTAAAAACAGCGCAAACGCTAAATGTATCGAGCGTGATTCAGTAGCACTGAACACCCCAAAACCCACCATGTAAGAGAGTGGTGATGCTATCCATAGCTGGAATAGCGACCACGCTGCCGCAATGCTTACCAGCAATTTCCCCGGCACCCCCGCTGGCTTTCGTGCCCCGGAATCGCTGGATGCGACCATATCCTCCAGGTCAGTATCAGCGGCCGCCGAAGGTTGTTTGTCATCACGCATACGCTTGCCCTGCCTATGGTCAGCGCTGACAATCAGCGCTTTCAACAAGAAGCGCGGACACTCTGGGCGTCCGCGCTTTATTACTTGCGGTGAACGCTGTTCACCTGCTGCTCTTTATGTGGCGGTTCGGAATTACTCGATCCAGCCACGCTCACGGTAGTAACGCTCTGCACCATCGTGCAGCGGCGCCGTTAGGCCGTCAGCAATCATGTCTTCTTCGTTCAGGTTTTCAAACGCTGGGTGGAGGCGCTTGAAACGATCGAAGTTTTCAAACACGGCCTTAACTGTTTCGTAAATTACGTCTTCATCAACGGCAGTGGAAGAAACGAACGTTGCTGCAACACCAAAGGTTTCAACATCTTCGTCATTGCCACGATATAGGCCACCCGGGATCACAGAGCGGGTGTAGTACGGATACTCTTCAATCAGTGCGTCAATTTCGTCGCCCGTTACCGGTACTAAACGCGCATCAATCGTCGTAGTGGCTTCTTGGATAGAACCGTTAGGGTGGCCTACCACGTACACCATGGCATCGATGTTGTTATCCGACAGTGCGGCGGACTGCTCAGCGGCATCCAACTGTGAGGCAAGGGCAAAGGTGTCTTCGTCCCAACCGAACGCATTCATGACCACATCCATGGTGTTACGCTGGCCAGAACCAGGATTACCAATGTTGACGCGCTTACCGGGGAAATCGGCAATCGTTTCAATACCGGAATCAGCACGAGCAACAACGGTGAGCGGCTCGCCGTGCATGGTAAATACGGCGCGCATATCTTCCCAAGGGCCCGTCTCTTCGAAATTGGCTTCGCCATTGTAAGCACGGTACTGGACATCCGACTGCACCACGCCCATGTCCAGCTCGCCGCTCTTCATGCCGTTAACGTTAGCGACCGAACCACCGGTAGACGGTGCATTACAGCGAATATTGTGCTCGTCGCTGCCGCGGTTAACCATCCGGCAAACCGACTGGCCCACCACATAGTAAACGCCGGTTTGACCACCGGTACCGATGGTAATGTAACGATCTTGAGCCACTGCCGGAGAGGCAAAGCTTGCCGCTGCAATCAGCGCGCCTGAAAAGGCAGCGGTAGAAAATACATGGCGTTTCATGGAAATACCTCTTTATCTTGATGTTGTGAGCGTTATGCGCTTTGAAACCACCTGCAGAACGGTTCCCTTCAGGTGCCTCGATATCAAAACGTTTTCAAGACAATCTTTTATCTGCATCGGCGGTTAGTGCCGATTTCTACTACTTTAGCGAAAAAACACGCGTTTGGCGAAACCCCATTCTGTCACAAGCACTTGTGTTTCAAGCACCGCTAACGCTAGGAATTTTTAAGTCTAGCGGGCTTAAACGTTTAGTAGGCGTTAATTGGTGCTCAGAGCGAAAGAATATGCGTTTCGCGCATAGCCTATGAATATTTAAGCATGCACCTATCTTGCTTCAGGTTTAAGGCTCATCCAGCTTTTTTGATAAGCGCTGCCGATAGCCGTTGCAGCCGTGGCGCACCAAGCAAAATCAAACAAAATGCGATGGGCCAAGCAATATAGAAAGCGCGCCACCAGCGCCCTAAAAAGCCTTCTATCAAGCCCGTATTTGCCCAGGTGATGACAAACGTCATCAGCGTGACCATGTAGATCGACATCAAAAATGCGAACACTAATGGGGCGAAGCGTGGGGGGAATATCATCTTATCTCCAACGTAAATACGGCGTAGGGTAAGCGGCACAACATACAACAAAAAGAAATATACTAATAACCAAAAGCAGAACCAAAACAGGATGCACCGGCCAACTATCAAACGTTGTAACCCAACATCGTCGGCAGCCACAGCGCAATGCTTGGAAAAATGGCAACCAGCGCCAGCGCGCATGCCATGGCCACTACAAACAGCAGTGCCCAACCGATAGTGTGCTCCAGACGTATCTTGGCGACTTCCGTCGTAACCATCAGGTTCACCGCGACGGGCGGTGTAAATTGTCCAATCGCAATGTTCATGGCTAATAGAATCCCGAACCACACCGGGTTCCACTCAAAGTGCTGCATCACAGGAATCAGAATCGGCATCATAATCAGATAGATGGAGATCGCATCCAGCAGCATACCGGCCACCAATACCGCTAACATCACGAGCACCAATAGCAGCACGCCGTTATCAGTCAGACTAATGATCCATTCGGCCAAATGGCGGAAGGTGCCCAGCATGGTGCCCGCCCAGGCAAAAATGCCTGCCAGGGCGATAATGAGCATCACCACCCCAGAAATAATCGCCGCTTCGCCGAGCAGCTCCCATAAATCGCGTAGCGACAGCTCCTTGGTGAGAAACAGTCCCACCAGGGTGCCATAGGCCACCGCCACCACCGCAGCTTCGGTGGGCGTAAACAGGCCAGAGCGGAGACCACCTAAAATGAGCACCGGAGCAAAAAGGGCGGGCAGCGCCTGTTTAAACGTCGTGCGTACGCTGAGCAACTCAGCGCCTTCCACCGGCGTGCCGCCTTCCCATCCGTAGCGTTTAGAAACCATTAATGCCGGCACTAAAAGCGACAACCCCGCTAAAATGCCGGGAAAGAGGCCTGCCGCAAAAAGTGCGCGAAGGTCTACTCCGGGAACCACAATAGAGTAAAGAATCAGCGCCACCGACGGGGGAATCAAAATCGCCGTAGAGGCGGAGGCAGCAATCAGCGTGGCCGAAAACGGCTTGGGGTACCCAGCCTTCGTCATGCTTGGCAGCATCACCATGGCCACCGCTGCGGCGTCTGCGGGGCCGGAGCCGCTCATACCGCCCATAATCATACACACCAGC from Halomonas sp. 7T harbors:
- a CDS encoding TAXI family TRAP transporter solute-binding subunit, giving the protein MKRHVFSTAAFSGALIAAASFASPAVAQDRYITIGTGGQTGVYYVVGQSVCRMVNRGSDEHNIRCNAPSTGGSVANVNGMKSGELDMGVVQSDVQYRAYNGEANFEETGPWEDMRAVFTMHGEPLTVVARADSGIETIADFPGKRVNIGNPGSGQRNTMDVVMNAFGWDEDTFALASQLDAAEQSAALSDNNIDAMVYVVGHPNGSIQEATTTIDARLVPVTGDEIDALIEEYPYYTRSVIPGGLYRGNDEDVETFGVAATFVSSTAVDEDVIYETVKAVFENFDRFKRLHPAFENLNEEDMIADGLTAPLHDGAERYYRERGWIE
- a CDS encoding DUF2798 domain-containing protein: MAADDVGLQRLIVGRCILFWFCFWLLVYFFLLYVVPLTLRRIYVGDKMIFPPRFAPLVFAFLMSIYMVTLMTFVITWANTGLIEGFLGRWWRAFYIAWPIAFCLILLGAPRLQRLSAALIKKAG
- a CDS encoding TRAP transporter large permease: MTPDSWMILAFAGLLIAGVPVAFSLALAGSVGILAGLSPDMLATLGTNTYNSIAKYPLIAIPLFILTGLIFERSGVALRLVRFAQALIGPRHGGLALVAVLVCMIMGGMSGSGPADAAAVAMVMLPSMTKAGYPKPFSATLIAASASTAILIPPSVALILYSIVVPGVDLRALFAAGLFPGILAGLSLLVPALMVSKRYGWEGGTPVEGAELLSVRTTFKQALPALFAPVLILGGLRSGLFTPTEAAVVAVAYGTLVGLFLTKELSLRDLWELLGEAAIISGVVMLIIALAGIFAWAGTMLGTFRHLAEWIISLTDNGVLLLVLVMLAVLVAGMLLDAISIYLIMMPILIPVMQHFEWNPVWFGILLAMNIAIGQFTPPVAVNLMVTTEVAKIRLEHTIGWALLFVVAMACALALVAIFPSIALWLPTMLGYNV